The following coding sequences are from one Leptospira stimsonii window:
- the ccoN gene encoding cytochrome-c oxidase, cbb3-type subunit I, which produces MSQTNAKYNDSIVKGFIISAMVWGVASMLVGVLAAFQMVYPELNFTQYFSFGRIRPLHTNAAIFGFALSIIFATAYHLIQRLCRVRIWSDSLAKIHFVLYNLTILLAAITLPLGLNQSKEYAELEWPLDLLIVVWFVIFIVNFFATIFTREEKQLYAAIWFYIASFVTVPILFIVNNLSVPVGLTKSYSVFSGVYDANIQWWYGHNAVAFVLTTPFLGLMYYYFPKHIKQPIYSHRLSIIHFWSLIFIYIWAGPHHLLNTPLPEWLQTTGMAFSIMLWMPSWGGMLNGFLTLTQAKEKIKTDALLKMMLVGITFYGMSTFEGPLLSIRSISALGHNTDWIVGHVHSGTLGWVGMMSFAAIYYLVPRLWNTNLYSEKLANTHFWLATLGILLYIVSMWVSGITEGSMWRAIDSKGFLQYPNWVQITEVLKPFRFARGVAGVLYLSGVFVMIYNVIKTIQTSGSGFQEVDLRVKEEGGKA; this is translated from the coding sequence ATGAGCCAAACGAACGCCAAATACAACGATTCAATCGTAAAAGGGTTCATCATATCGGCTATGGTTTGGGGAGTAGCATCCATGTTAGTGGGTGTTCTCGCCGCATTTCAAATGGTTTATCCGGAACTGAATTTCACGCAATATTTCAGTTTTGGAAGAATCAGACCCTTGCACACAAACGCCGCCATCTTCGGATTTGCATTGAGTATCATCTTTGCAACCGCGTATCACTTGATCCAAAGACTCTGTAGAGTAAGAATCTGGAGCGATTCTCTGGCGAAGATTCATTTTGTGTTATACAATCTGACAATCCTTCTCGCGGCGATCACTCTTCCTTTAGGACTCAATCAGTCCAAGGAATACGCAGAATTGGAATGGCCTCTCGATCTTTTGATCGTTGTGTGGTTCGTGATTTTCATCGTGAACTTTTTCGCGACGATCTTCACAAGAGAGGAAAAACAACTCTACGCGGCGATCTGGTTTTACATCGCTTCGTTCGTTACCGTTCCAATCCTTTTTATCGTAAACAATCTCTCCGTTCCGGTCGGACTAACTAAGTCCTACTCGGTTTTCTCGGGAGTTTACGACGCGAACATACAGTGGTGGTATGGACACAACGCGGTAGCGTTTGTTTTAACTACCCCATTTTTAGGTTTGATGTATTACTACTTTCCGAAACATATCAAACAACCGATCTACAGTCATAGATTATCGATCATCCACTTCTGGTCTTTGATCTTCATCTATATCTGGGCTGGTCCTCACCATTTGCTCAACACCCCACTTCCGGAATGGCTTCAAACGACGGGGATGGCGTTTTCGATCATGTTGTGGATGCCTTCTTGGGGAGGAATGCTGAACGGTTTTCTCACCCTAACACAAGCGAAGGAAAAGATCAAAACGGACGCTCTTCTTAAAATGATGCTCGTCGGGATCACGTTCTACGGTATGTCGACGTTTGAAGGTCCCCTTCTTTCCATTCGTTCGATCAGCGCCTTGGGTCACAACACCGACTGGATCGTGGGTCACGTTCACTCCGGAACTCTCGGTTGGGTGGGAATGATGTCTTTCGCCGCGATCTACTATCTTGTTCCAAGATTGTGGAACACCAATCTCTATTCTGAAAAACTTGCGAACACTCACTTCTGGTTGGCAACGCTCGGAATTCTTCTTTACATCGTTTCGATGTGGGTTTCCGGAATCACGGAAGGTTCTATGTGGAGAGCGATCGATTCCAAAGGATTTCTTCAATATCCGAACTGGGTTCAAATCACCGAAGTTCTCAAACCTTTCCGCTTCGCAAGAGGTGTGGCCGGTGTTCTTTACCTGAGTGGAGTTTTTGTGATGATCTATAACGTGATCAAAACGATTCAAACCTCCGGTTCCGGCTTTCAAGAAGTGGACCTGAGAGTGAAAGAGGAAGGAGGAAAAGCATGA
- a CDS encoding cbb3-type cytochrome c oxidase N-terminal domain-containing protein: MTHDSNKDFDGIKQSDNPMPEWWKWIFVISIVVAVVYSIYYHKFSSWQQDVAYENEVKEHEAKFPKAVAVTSNDGSNPMRGNAEAIAEGEKNFKTVCAACHGPTGQGLVGPNLIDAEWIHGSTDAEVYTTIMKGIAVDKTKLGRGPMPPHENSLGSEKVYQVMAWLATQNASLKASK, translated from the coding sequence ATGACGCATGATTCAAATAAAGATTTCGACGGTATCAAACAATCGGACAATCCGATGCCGGAATGGTGGAAGTGGATCTTCGTGATCAGTATCGTCGTTGCAGTCGTGTATTCGATTTACTATCATAAGTTTTCCAGTTGGCAACAAGACGTTGCCTATGAAAACGAAGTAAAGGAACACGAAGCGAAGTTTCCGAAAGCGGTGGCCGTAACAAGCAATGACGGAAGCAATCCCATGCGTGGAAACGCCGAAGCGATCGCAGAGGGAGAAAAAAACTTCAAAACGGTCTGTGCGGCCTGCCATGGTCCAACCGGTCAAGGTTTGGTCGGTCCGAACCTGATCGACGCGGAATGGATCCACGGTTCAACCGATGCAGAAGTTTACACGACGATTATGAAAGGAATCGCAGTAGACAAAACGAAACTGGGAAGAGGACCTATGCCTCCGCATGAGAATTCTCTCGGTTCCGAAAAAGTATATCAGGTGATGGCTTGGCTTGCGACTCAGAACGCAAGTTTAAAGGCGTCGAAGTAG
- a CDS encoding FixH family protein, translating to MALHKSMKLAFVWIGVAFVALIAATVVTIRYASEGYTGPIEKGYYEKGLNYEKSILEQRKMIAEGYSYESKLFTATPEFKKGKNPISIQFKKSGAPISGAKLQILIERSATDEWNRSLSLSEDSKNPGTYVGTVEIPEEGLWILSLQGEIEGRVLQKTAEIRIQ from the coding sequence ATGGCACTACATAAGAGTATGAAACTTGCATTCGTATGGATCGGGGTTGCATTCGTCGCGTTGATCGCCGCGACCGTCGTTACGATCCGTTATGCGAGTGAAGGATATACCGGACCGATCGAAAAAGGATATTATGAGAAAGGATTGAACTATGAAAAGTCCATCCTCGAACAAAGAAAGATGATCGCGGAAGGTTATTCTTACGAGAGCAAACTTTTCACGGCGACTCCCGAATTCAAGAAAGGGAAGAATCCAATTTCAATCCAGTTTAAAAAATCCGGGGCTCCGATTTCCGGAGCCAAACTCCAGATTCTAATCGAAAGATCCGCAACCGATGAATGGAATCGTTCCTTAAGTTTGAGTGAAGATTCGAAAAATCCGGGGACCTATGTTGGAACGGTGGAAATTCCGGAGGAAGGTCTCTGGATTCTCAGTCTCCAAGGAGAAATCGAGGGAAGAGTCCTTCAAAAAACGGCGGAAATAAGAATCCAATAG
- a CDS encoding Crp/Fnr family transcriptional regulator, producing the protein MESLGFVNEDQLSPDCYFCSNRHKSVLKCVSMDTLDKINSTKEFRLFRKGETVIHSGDKADGFYFIKSGCVRIFRNSPSGKEQTFSIRRSGEWVGFRDLLAGSTFSQNAEALEPVEACYIQKGVLEDLMKEDPKLQLEILKQMALEWKELEDQTVALGTKQVHSKLAELLISFQTASGNEPEIELNLTREIMASMVGTTTETLVRALSDFKNRDWIEIHKNRIRFLNLEALRGISNLETTTHH; encoded by the coding sequence ATGGAGAGTCTGGGTTTCGTGAACGAGGATCAACTTTCCCCCGACTGTTATTTTTGTTCCAATCGGCACAAATCGGTTTTGAAGTGTGTCTCCATGGACACTTTGGATAAGATCAATTCTACGAAAGAATTCCGACTTTTTCGCAAAGGGGAAACGGTAATCCATTCAGGCGATAAAGCAGACGGTTTTTATTTCATCAAATCTGGATGCGTCCGCATTTTTCGGAACTCACCTTCCGGTAAAGAACAAACGTTTTCGATCCGAAGGTCCGGAGAATGGGTCGGTTTTAGAGATCTCTTAGCCGGAAGCACGTTCTCCCAAAACGCGGAAGCTCTGGAACCGGTGGAAGCTTGTTACATTCAAAAGGGCGTTTTAGAAGATCTCATGAAAGAAGATCCAAAACTTCAATTGGAAATCCTAAAACAAATGGCCTTAGAATGGAAAGAATTAGAAGATCAGACCGTTGCCCTCGGTACGAAACAGGTTCACAGTAAACTCGCGGAGCTTCTCATTTCCTTTCAAACGGCGTCCGGAAACGAACCGGAAATCGAATTGAATCTTACGAGGGAAATTATGGCTTCGATGGTTGGAACCACTACGGAAACTCTTGTCCGTGCCCTTTCGGATTTTAAGAATCGGGATTGGATTGAAATTCACAAAAACAGAATTCGTTTCTTAAATCTGGAAGCCCTCCGCGGAATTTCCAATTTAGAAACAACAACCCATCACTGA
- the ccoS gene encoding cbb3-type cytochrome oxidase assembly protein CcoS, with the protein MNALYLTIPLAMLIALGALIVFFWSLKSGQYEDIEGPKYRMLFDDEEENQPTPKTGEHRHAE; encoded by the coding sequence ATGAACGCACTCTATCTCACGATTCCTCTCGCGATGCTCATAGCGCTCGGAGCTCTGATCGTTTTTTTCTGGTCCTTAAAATCCGGTCAATACGAGGACATCGAAGGACCGAAATACAGGATGCTTTTTGACGACGAAGAAGAGAATCAGCCGACCCCAAAAACGGGAGAACACAGACATGCAGAGTGA
- a CDS encoding cytochrome oxidase maturation protein — MELELIQIYKFARLPVLVLAIGLITAYVYNKKRKVQMEDPKYRMLEED; from the coding sequence ATGGAACTGGAACTGATTCAAATCTACAAATTTGCAAGACTACCAGTTCTTGTTTTAGCGATCGGTCTTATCACCGCATACGTTTACAACAAGAAACGCAAGGTACAAATGGAAGATCCAAAGTATAGAATGCTGGAGGAGGACTGA
- a CDS encoding heavy metal translocating P-type ATPase, whose protein sequence is METLFQVTNCYHCNTPIRTEKDLILGEINAQTESFCCSGCRSLATLLVNNGLTQFYTLRGSEKLESVNTERKNRENLETESVYQEYVIQKNEGICETLITIGKIHCSACVWLNEKVLGDHEGVLEARINFATGRMKLVYDRKRIDLNEIFSIIIGIGYEPSLYSPLKAETGVSRFSKDLFYRMALAGFSWGNIMLFSIGLYAGYFTGIEIEFKRLFHYVSWIFATPVYLYSGYPFFKGAKESIKRRMLTMDTLLFSGVSLAYFYSIYVTLTDHGEVYFDSVCTIYFFILIGKFLESAIRLKAGRKVGELLSTLPQEYTVIREEIETQIAPSAIRVDERILLKNGNRVPVDGILKSVTAYFDESFLTGESKPVTHKNGDTILSGSLCLSTNAELIATTTAKESTLSRISALIESSLQAKPGIQRTTDRFSTYFIQIVLGIAFATFGIYGFYFQDWESAVLNTISVLIVACPCALGLAVPAAYVVSNLLHSSKGILVKNPDSLEILSRADRIYFDKTGTLTTGKLSLQEERFLSQDEKLRIYSLVLSLESGSTHPLAESLKKEIGKKLRIQNEEPIAYTWKEIAEIPGSGMEGRLIGETTSYRIGNLHFVSLGALKQDGKIYLGKEGALLASFVLEDSVRPETKSAIEKLKQSFGFLGILSGDSRSKVESLATAVGIDHHLFELKPEEKLKVIQNAQKEGTTVVMVGDGINDSACLAAANLGISMGIASDLSIDKSDLVLISNQLDSIVSAVKISKKTRNIVFQNILISLTYNSIMLPLAAFGFMLPVICAGFMTLSSLSVVLNSISLQWRTKL, encoded by the coding sequence ATGGAAACTTTGTTTCAAGTTACAAACTGCTACCACTGCAACACACCGATCCGCACCGAAAAAGATCTCATTCTCGGTGAAATCAACGCGCAAACGGAATCGTTTTGTTGTAGCGGGTGCAGAAGCCTCGCGACACTTCTTGTGAATAACGGGCTGACTCAGTTTTATACGTTGAGAGGTTCCGAAAAGCTCGAGTCCGTGAACACGGAGAGAAAAAATCGGGAGAACCTGGAAACAGAATCCGTATATCAGGAATATGTAATACAAAAAAACGAAGGCATCTGCGAAACGCTAATCACGATCGGAAAGATTCACTGTTCCGCCTGTGTTTGGTTAAACGAAAAAGTTTTAGGCGATCACGAAGGAGTTTTGGAGGCGAGAATCAACTTCGCAACGGGAAGAATGAAACTCGTCTACGATCGAAAACGGATCGATCTAAACGAAATTTTCTCCATCATCATCGGCATCGGCTACGAACCTTCTCTCTATTCACCACTCAAGGCGGAAACCGGCGTCTCCCGGTTTTCCAAAGATTTATTTTATCGAATGGCACTCGCCGGTTTTTCTTGGGGAAATATCATGCTCTTCAGCATCGGATTGTATGCCGGATATTTTACGGGAATCGAAATCGAATTCAAACGGCTCTTCCATTACGTATCCTGGATCTTTGCGACTCCGGTTTATCTTTATTCCGGATATCCCTTTTTCAAAGGCGCGAAAGAATCGATCAAAAGAAGAATGCTTACGATGGACACGCTTCTTTTTTCCGGAGTATCGCTCGCATATTTCTATAGCATCTATGTAACGTTAACCGATCATGGAGAAGTCTATTTTGATTCCGTGTGTACGATTTACTTTTTTATTTTGATCGGAAAATTCTTAGAATCGGCGATCCGTTTGAAAGCGGGAAGAAAGGTTGGAGAATTGTTGTCCACACTTCCGCAAGAATACACCGTCATTCGTGAAGAGATAGAAACACAAATCGCTCCGAGTGCGATCCGAGTAGACGAAAGAATTCTTCTCAAAAACGGAAACAGAGTTCCGGTCGACGGAATTCTAAAATCCGTAACGGCTTACTTCGACGAATCGTTTTTAACGGGAGAATCCAAACCGGTCACTCACAAAAACGGCGATACGATTCTGTCCGGGTCCTTGTGTCTCAGTACGAATGCGGAACTAATCGCTACCACGACCGCGAAAGAAAGTACACTCTCCAGAATCTCCGCGCTCATCGAATCCTCTTTGCAAGCAAAGCCGGGAATCCAAAGAACAACGGATCGGTTTTCAACCTATTTTATTCAAATCGTTTTGGGGATCGCATTCGCGACGTTCGGAATTTATGGATTTTATTTTCAAGATTGGGAATCGGCGGTCCTCAACACGATCAGCGTATTGATCGTTGCCTGCCCTTGCGCGCTCGGACTCGCCGTTCCAGCGGCCTATGTTGTGAGCAATTTACTCCACAGCTCAAAAGGAATCCTTGTTAAAAATCCGGATTCATTGGAAATTCTCAGTCGCGCAGATCGGATCTATTTCGACAAAACAGGAACCTTGACGACGGGAAAACTTTCTCTACAAGAGGAACGGTTTCTCAGTCAGGATGAAAAACTTAGAATTTATTCCCTTGTCCTTTCTTTGGAATCCGGCTCCACACATCCTCTCGCAGAGAGTTTAAAAAAGGAAATCGGGAAAAAATTAAGAATTCAAAACGAAGAACCGATCGCCTATACTTGGAAAGAAATTGCCGAAATTCCAGGCTCCGGGATGGAAGGCAGGTTGATCGGAGAAACCACCTCCTATCGAATCGGAAATCTTCATTTTGTTTCGTTAGGCGCCCTCAAACAAGACGGTAAAATTTATTTAGGGAAGGAAGGAGCTCTGCTCGCAAGCTTTGTTTTAGAAGATTCCGTCCGTCCGGAAACGAAAAGCGCGATCGAAAAGTTGAAACAGTCCTTCGGATTTTTAGGAATTCTTTCCGGTGATTCGAGATCCAAGGTGGAATCTTTAGCGACCGCGGTAGGAATCGATCACCACCTTTTCGAACTCAAACCGGAAGAAAAACTCAAAGTGATCCAAAACGCTCAGAAAGAGGGAACAACGGTCGTGATGGTCGGAGACGGAATCAACGACTCCGCCTGTTTGGCGGCGGCCAACTTAGGGATTTCGATGGGAATCGCATCGGATCTATCAATCGACAAATCCGACTTGGTATTGATCAGCAATCAATTGGATTCGATCGTTTCCGCGGTGAAAATTTCAAAAAAAACAAGAAACATCGTATTTCAGAATATTCTAATTTCATTAACTTATAATTCGATCATGTTACCGCTCGCGGCGTTCGGATTTATGCTTCCAGTGATCTGCGCCGGTTTTATGACTCTTAGCTCCCTCTCGGTGGTGTTGAATTCAATCTCGTTACAATGGAGAACCAAATTATGA
- the ccoG gene encoding cytochrome c oxidase accessory protein CcoG: MVISRHITGKIRSARYLVEAILLPIYFFLPWLRWGEHPFIRLDIPNRKFYLLGNIFTPQEGYYLHLFLIGMGLSLFFFTTLIGRVWCGWACPQTVFTDVFDWIGRTILGSKYGKKDAPKFGKFIVHFLWILVSILGALAWVSYFADPYEMINEIRSSAFLASPPVWTYFTAFFTATLYLDMAFVREQFCKYACPYARFQTVMMDANSVNVTYDFKRGEPRRKAGVQEGDCTACNLCLVVCPTGIDIREGTNVGCIACGKCVDACTKTMGKEGKKTLIGYMSETQAYQPGSKVRWIRPRSLVYGTLLLCVLTAAGTLLYNRVPLYANVLPDRIIQPMEVPGGLVRNFYNGHLLNLTFDNRELKVEVADSTLRSPVHILLGGTEKPAIQVLGNDSQDFRIILETVPVPEDQFKPTHQISLRITDLKNPNFQLKKTIPFRIPIK, translated from the coding sequence GTGGTCATCTCCAGGCATATTACCGGTAAGATTCGTTCGGCAAGATACTTAGTAGAAGCGATCTTACTTCCCATCTATTTTTTTCTACCTTGGCTCCGTTGGGGAGAACACCCCTTCATCCGACTCGACATTCCAAATCGTAAGTTTTATCTTCTTGGAAATATTTTTACTCCGCAAGAAGGATACTACCTACATCTTTTCCTGATCGGAATGGGACTTTCCCTATTTTTCTTTACGACATTGATCGGAAGGGTCTGGTGCGGATGGGCTTGTCCTCAAACCGTGTTCACGGACGTTTTTGATTGGATCGGAAGAACGATCCTCGGATCCAAATACGGTAAAAAGGACGCACCGAAGTTCGGAAAATTTATCGTTCACTTTCTCTGGATTCTCGTGAGCATACTCGGTGCATTGGCGTGGGTATCCTATTTCGCCGATCCGTATGAAATGATAAACGAAATCAGATCTTCCGCGTTTCTTGCAAGTCCGCCGGTCTGGACGTATTTTACCGCATTCTTTACCGCGACCCTTTATCTCGACATGGCCTTCGTAAGAGAACAATTCTGCAAATACGCGTGCCCATATGCGAGATTCCAAACCGTGATGATGGACGCAAACTCCGTGAACGTAACCTACGATTTCAAACGCGGCGAACCCAGAAGAAAGGCCGGAGTTCAAGAAGGAGATTGCACTGCGTGTAATCTATGTTTGGTGGTTTGTCCAACGGGAATCGACATTCGCGAAGGAACGAACGTAGGCTGTATCGCATGCGGAAAGTGCGTGGATGCGTGTACAAAAACGATGGGAAAAGAAGGAAAAAAAACTCTGATCGGATATATGTCCGAAACCCAAGCGTATCAACCGGGATCAAAAGTGCGTTGGATCCGTCCTCGAAGTTTGGTTTATGGAACACTTCTTCTTTGCGTTTTGACCGCGGCCGGAACCCTTCTTTACAACCGTGTTCCACTCTACGCGAACGTTCTTCCGGACAGAATCATACAACCGATGGAAGTTCCTGGCGGTTTGGTAAGAAATTTCTACAACGGACACCTTTTGAATCTTACATTTGACAATCGAGAACTCAAAGTAGAAGTCGCGGATAGCACGCTTCGTTCTCCCGTTCATATTCTGTTAGGTGGAACGGAAAAACCGGCGATTCAGGTTTTGGGAAACGATTCTCAGGATTTTAGAATCATCCTAGAAACGGTTCCTGTTCCCGAAGATCAGTTCAAACCGACCCATCAAATATCGCTCCGAATCACGGATTTGAAAAATCCAAACTTTCAATTAAAAAAGACGATCCCATTTCGAATCCCGATCAAATAA
- a CDS encoding cbb3-type cytochrome c oxidase subunit II → MKLFDILLDWFSGFTDQWEKQGVKFTVYTTIAVLIGGIFELIPPFFISRTAVPIQGVKPFSALELAGRDIYQKEGCNNCHTQMIRPFKWEVDRFDPSKSYGRDGYSKAGEFVYDHPFLWGSKRTGPDLAHESQIQPSYAWHKTHLISPRDTSPGSVMPAYPWLFEESAKVNAEEIVNHMKGLSKVGVPYTEADYLSAAKELEGKTEGDALIAYLLKLGRDTAELSKSIQ, encoded by the coding sequence ATGAAACTATTCGACATACTTCTGGATTGGTTTTCTGGTTTTACCGATCAGTGGGAAAAACAAGGAGTTAAGTTCACCGTTTATACGACGATCGCGGTTTTGATCGGCGGTATCTTCGAGTTGATCCCTCCGTTTTTTATTTCCAGAACCGCGGTTCCGATTCAAGGAGTAAAACCGTTCTCCGCTTTGGAACTCGCAGGAAGGGATATCTATCAGAAAGAAGGTTGTAACAACTGTCATACGCAGATGATTCGTCCTTTCAAATGGGAAGTGGATCGTTTTGATCCATCGAAATCCTATGGAAGAGACGGATATTCGAAGGCAGGAGAATTTGTCTACGATCATCCGTTTCTCTGGGGATCTAAAAGAACCGGACCGGATCTCGCTCACGAATCTCAGATCCAACCTTCTTACGCTTGGCATAAGACACACTTGATCAGTCCGAGAGACACTTCTCCCGGATCCGTAATGCCCGCCTATCCTTGGTTATTCGAAGAAAGCGCGAAGGTAAACGCGGAAGAGATCGTAAATCACATGAAAGGTCTTTCCAAAGTCGGAGTTCCTTATACGGAAGCCGATTATCTTTCCGCGGCGAAAGAATTGGAAGGCAAAACGGAAGGAGACGCGCTCATCGCCTATCTCCTAAAATTAGGCAGGGACACTGCAGAGTTGTCCAAGTCGATTCAGTGA
- a CDS encoding sulfite exporter TauE/SafE family protein, protein MQSELFLTTLSIAFVHGITSSLHCLGMCGPFAGTLNLANQEQKYKTNLFYNLGRWISYSTLGAIFGILGSGLNLAGKLVSLHELAAIISGIFIIGFGLSLIQNGTPERSGFYQKILNRFAGPLLSSLKQGKNLPTTSMAFGMVTGLLPCAVLYPAFSLALATGSASSGWLVMSIFFLGTFPALFLFGVGFRNLLVKLPQGVIRYGGIIIVFVGISMIFFRLGHSHSKHEHSPDSHSMEQHSSSEGDHSHHH, encoded by the coding sequence ATGCAGAGTGAACTGTTTTTGACAACTCTTTCGATCGCGTTTGTTCATGGAATTACGAGTTCGCTTCATTGCCTGGGAATGTGCGGTCCGTTTGCGGGAACCTTAAATCTCGCAAACCAGGAACAAAAATACAAAACGAACTTATTCTATAATTTAGGAAGATGGATCTCCTACTCCACGTTAGGCGCCATTTTCGGAATATTAGGTTCCGGTCTCAATCTTGCGGGAAAATTGGTATCACTTCACGAGTTGGCGGCGATCATTTCCGGGATCTTTATCATCGGTTTCGGCCTCAGCCTCATCCAGAATGGAACGCCGGAACGGTCCGGATTCTATCAGAAAATTCTAAATCGATTCGCGGGTCCTTTGCTTTCCTCACTCAAACAGGGTAAAAATCTTCCCACAACTTCGATGGCATTCGGAATGGTGACCGGATTATTGCCTTGTGCGGTTTTGTATCCGGCGTTCAGTCTTGCATTGGCGACCGGAAGCGCGAGCTCGGGTTGGCTCGTGATGTCGATCTTCTTTCTCGGAACCTTTCCCGCGCTCTTTTTATTCGGAGTCGGTTTTCGAAATCTTCTCGTAAAACTACCGCAAGGTGTGATTCGTTATGGCGGAATCATCATCGTATTTGTCGGAATTTCGATGATTTTCTTTAGACTCGGACATTCCCATTCGAAGCACGAACATTCTCCAGATTCTCACTCGATGGAACAACATTCGTCTTCGGAAGGGGATCATTCTCACCATCATTAG